CATTTCTCTCACCTCATCAAAATTCTGTCTGCACAGATCGTGTCACGCTCTGAATAGGTTTTATGCTTTGAGTGGTATGGCAACGATAATGTTGACAGCCGCGAGTGCAGACTGTATATCTGCATAACTGTTTTTTTCATGATCAAATCATTGGGCACTTTGTATTTTACTAGTATCCTGATCAGATAATGCTTTAACCCAATACAATAGATCCAAGTGCTGATGAGCTACGCAGACTGATGATGCTGCATGGTGGACAGTTCCACATGTACTACTCTCGCTCCAAGACCACTCACATCATCGCCAACAACTTGCCCAACTGCAAAATTCAGGAGCTCAAAGGAGAAAAAGTCATCAGGCCGGATTGGATCacagacaggtgtgtttgtatgttggtACATCTGccattataatataaatgtttttgtacaaCATCAGcttaaatatattttcatttctctAAAACAGTGTCAAAGCTGGACGACTTCTGCCTTACATTCAGTACCAACTGTATGCAAAACAGAAAGGCCCCCTCTTCCCTGGCATCATTCTGCGCCAGACCTCAGATATTGCAGGAACGAGCCATGGGACGCTACAGACAAATGCCCACCATAAACCACATCTGCCACAGCACAATGTTGAACAAGCGTTTCCCAAGCAGAAACAATCCTCATCCAGCTACGAGAATACCCTCAAACCTAACCCTAGCAACAGTCAACCTCAGTCCACCCAGCACAGCTGTGCGCCTCACTTCAGTAACCAGCCCGGTCATTCTGCATCCAGCCACCTCAGTATAGCTCCCAGACACATAAGCCCTTCACAGACCCGTGCTGTGTGTAACCCAAGCCCAACAAAGTCCCCACAGTCTACTGTTCAAACACCTCATCGTCGTCTCCAGCACCAGAAAACTGGCCAGCAACAACCTCAGACCTACTCTTTGTGCAGCACACACCACAGTGGCTGCAGGGAGGCGGAATTAAAAGTGTGAGTACATATTGTTTATCTGAGGAAGAActtgtcctttttgtttttttgcaaattTGAAATACTAagtaaatttaaatataaagttgTAAAAATCTGTGTTCGTAATTCACTAAGcaatgattttttttgtgtttcacagAAATGGATTACTGCAGACCTCATTGGACGTGAGCCAttcaaaaatgaatgaaatgaatgagtgtGGCAGAGAAGATGCTTTTCCACAGGTGGTGACGGATCCACCTTTGACCAATGGACATCCTCACCTCATTAATGGTGCCTTAAACACAGAAGACCTGTCTTTTGCGTCGGATGATCTTTTTGTTGACAAGGACCTGTCTGAATGCACAGTTAAGAGTCTAACAGACAAACCTGACCCATATGAGTTTCCCAACAGTCCTCCTAAGCAGTGCTGCCAAGCAGACAATGAGCAAAGACCTAAACCTCCACACAGCTGCCAAGTGGCTTTGAAAGTAGGTGAAGCCCAGCTGCTGCAAAAACAGCCCCAATTGTCCCTTCAGGTTGATTCAAATTCTGAAAAGTCTCCAATTTCTCCTGCATCACAATCTACATCGCATTGTCCGATTCGACTAAATGGAAGTCACTACAGCGCCCTTTCATCGGAAGCTGCCTCACTACACACCACCAACACTGCACACAAACCAGATCCACCCAACGACAAGTCATCGTCGTCATCAAAGGCTGCACATCTCCTGGTGCAAACGGGTGACTTGATCTCCGAGTACTATTCTCACTCACGTTTACACCAAATCTCCACGTGGAGGACTGGATTCTCTGAATACGTCAATGAACTGCACATTAAACGACAAGCAGCTGGAGATGCCTACTTTCCTGGGAAGGATCGATTAAGGAAATATGCAGCCGTATGTGCTACAGACAGTCAAGGTAAGAATAAAATCTCTGTATTAATAGAGGCCATATGTGTTTTTTCTATTTAGAAAGGTCCAATAATGATAATGTCTCTGTGTCAGGTACATCTTCAAGTGTTAAGTCTTGTATTCTTCATGTGGACATGGACTgcttctttgtgtctgtggggATCCGACATCGGCCAGACCTCAAAGGTAAGGTTCCTTTGGACTGTCTAATGTGTTCACAAACAACAGATACCTGCTAAACATGGTAGTCACATCATGTCAGTGATGCTGGTTAACCCTGTGGATTTCTTGCAGGGAAGCCTGTAGCTGTGACCAGTAATCGTGGGCAGGGCAAAGTCCCCCTAAGGCCAGGGGCCAAtcctcagctggagcagcagtacTACATGAGGAAGCACGTGACCCCTCAACATGGTAAAACTGTTCAGAAAGCTCAAAGTATTAATCCTGTGATTTTGTTCTATAcattttaacctttatttaGCTGCATCCTTGTCTGGCATCTCAGATAGAAACGATGATGAGTTGCACATAACACCCTCACAAGAAAGTCCCGAGTCCCATGCCAAGGCAGTGGATCAGGATGCTGCTGCCCTCTCAATGGCAGAAATTGCATCCTGCAGCTATGAGGCCAGGTAAgaagtaaacacacacgtgtgtatttaattttacaaataTAAACAGCGTTTTTACCTGCTACATTTGTTTTGCTATAGACGAGCAGGTGTGAGGAATGGGATGTTCTTTGGCAAAGCGAAACAGTTGTGTCCCTCACTGCAGTCTGTCCCATATGATTTTGAGGCTTATAAAGAGGTGGCTCTCACCATGTATGAGATACTTGCAGGGTAAGAACAATTTCCAGATCTACTGTAACTCACTCCCAGATTACTGACCTGCAGATTGACCTAAAATTTTGCGTCTcacttttttcttctgtttacaGTTATACCCATGACATTGAAGCTTTGAGCTGTGATGAAGTGCTGATAGATGGTTCTACTCTGCTAGCTGAATTGGGCATCAGCCCAGACGATCTTGCCAAAACAATCAGAGCAGAAATCAAGGAGAAAACTGGATGCTGTGCTTCAGTGGGCATGGGTGAGTTTCTACTGGGCACATTTCTTTCTGAAAAATAGAACTACGCcgtgtttgtattttaataattgCTTATCTGCTCAGGGTCCAACATCTTGTTGGCTCGCCTGGCGACTCGCAGGGCCAAGCCAGATGGGCAGTACTTTTTGAAGTCTGAAGAAGTGGATGATTTTATCAGAGATCTGCCAGTGACCAACTTACCAGGTACGAACAGAGCATCACCAGCTGGTCGTGTTTCCAACCCATGGTCTTTTAAACAAATTGACTAAGATACTGCATTTTTCTAGGTGTTGGGCCTGTAATGGGCAGAAAGTTAGGCTCTATGGGTGTGAGTTCATGTGGGGACCTCCGACAGGTCTCTCTTTCTCAGCTGCAAAAGAAATTTGGACCCAGGACAGGACAAACCTTGTTCCGATTCTGCAGAGGACTAGATGACCGACCTGTTCGATACGAGAAGGAAAGGAAGTCTGTCTCTGCAGAGATGAACTACAACATCCGCTTTACACGGGTCAGAACTACTCCCATGCTCTCActgtctttatttttgtttgtgtttcactgctTTTTTAATCTAACACTATCTAACTCACCTGTGTGATCAGATTGATGAGGCAGAGAGTTTCCTGACTAATTTGTCAATGGAGGTGCAACGTCGCTTACAGGAAGCAGGGCTACGTGGTCGCAGAGTTACACTTAAGGTCATGGTACGCAAGGTTGGAGCTCCACTGGAACCAGCTAAATATGGAGGTCATGGCATATGTGATAGTCTAGCCAGGTAAGAAAGTAATGCACACCTGTATGTTGTTGAGTGAGTGATAATGTCCCCTTTCCATTGCTTATCCATGTCATTGTCTTTGTGTGGATTCTCATTTTTATCTGTCCCATGCTGTCAGGACTGTGATGCTCGCTCATTCCACTGACAGCGGTCAGCTGATTGCCACGGCAGTCATCAAGCTGTTCCATGCCATGAAGTTGCAGGTTC
This genomic interval from Betta splendens chromosome 21, fBetSpl5.4, whole genome shotgun sequence contains the following:
- the rev1 gene encoding DNA repair protein REV1 isoform X3, which encodes MSRNGWTKKKANANDDNGWAERGGYMAAKVSKLDEQFKRDAPKEKQKEGTCSSIFSGVAIYVNGYTDPSADELRRLMMLHGGQFHMYYSRSKTTHIIANNLPNCKIQELKGEKVIRPDWITDSVKAGRLLPYIQYQLYAKQKGPLFPGIILRQTSDIAGTSHGTLQTNAHHKPHLPQHNVEQAFPKQKQSSSSYENTLKPNPSNSQPQSTQHSCAPHFSNQPGHSASSHLSIAPRHISPSQTRAVCNPSPTKSPQSTVQTPHRRLQHQKTGQQQPQTYSLCSTHHSGCREAELKVNGLLQTSLDVSHSKMNEMNECGREDAFPQVVTDPPLTNGHPHLINGALNTEDLSFASDDLFVDKDLSECTVKSLTDKPDPYEFPNSPPKQCCQADNEQRPKPPHSCQVALKVGEAQLLQKQPQLSLQVDSNSEKSPISPASQSTSHCPIRLNGSHYSALSSEAASLHTTNTAHKPDPPNDKSSSSSKAAHLLVQTGDLISEYYSHSRLHQISTWRTGFSEYVNELHIKRQAAGDAYFPGKDRLRKYAAVCATDSQGTSSSVKSCILHVDMDCFFVSVGIRHRPDLKGKPVAVTSNRGQGKVPLRPGANPQLEQQYYMRKHVTPQHAASLSGISDRNDDELHITPSQESPESHAKAVDQDAAALSMAEIASCSYEARRAGVRNGMFFGKAKQLCPSLQSVPYDFEAYKEVALTMYEILAGYTHDIEALSCDEVLIDGSTLLAELGISPDDLAKTIRAEIKEKTGCCASVGMGSNILLARLATRRAKPDGQYFLKSEEVDDFIRDLPVTNLPGVGPVMGRKLGSMGVSSCGDLRQVSLSQLQKKFGPRTGQTLFRFCRGLDDRPVRYEKERKSVSAEMNYNIRFTRIDEAESFLTNLSMEVQRRLQEAGLRGRRVTLKVMVRKVGAPLEPAKYGGHGICDSLARTVMLAHSTDSGQLIATAVIKLFHAMKLQVQDLRGVGIQIQLLEGHHTIPKDSTVHRSRSIKEMLLNKGPSTSSLSRVSPEPVPGTSKDQLACRQTPKHSRTRLNLSIEVPSPSQVDRSVLEALPAELREQVEQSWTHRVGRPNNHRSPSPQPLDPLPQASSQRSCPTSPFGPPASGPPLHRPVALVLQIQNQPDSPGIVLELPNFSQVDPDVFAALPKELQEELKSAYNHATTVQPQTKALEQKNPLLQLKQPGAGLGRVKRRYKKKNTVSPVKKGLSPLKRSHATNSPANTLIPLVKPVEPKNTVKSENAPTTSSSKPDIAELVSILHPRPAPALAGASDLTDIKTLLREWVTTIAEPMEEDILQVVKYCTELIEDKDLEKLDLIIKYMKRLMQQSVESVWSMAFDFIVDNVQVVVQQAYGSTLKIA
- the rev1 gene encoding DNA repair protein REV1 isoform X2: MSRNGWTKKKANANDDNGWAERGGYMAAKVSKLDEQFKRDAPKEKQKEGTCSSIFSGVAIYVNGYTDPSADELRRLMMLHGGQFHMYYSRSKTTHIIANNLPNCKIQELKGEKVIRPDWITDSVKAGRLLPYIQYQLYAKQKGPLFPGIILRQTSDIAGTSHGTLQTNAHHKPHLPQHNVEQAFPKQKQSSSSYENTLKPNPSNSQPQSTQHSCAPHFSNQPGHSASSHLSIAPRHISPSQTRAVCNPSPTKSPQSTVQTPHRRLQHQKTGQQQPQTYSLCSTHHSGCREAELKVNGLLQTSLDVSHSKMNEMNECGREDAFPQVVTDPPLTNGHPHLINGALNTEDLSFASDDLFVDKDLSECTVKSLTDKPDPYEFPNSPPKQCCQADNEQRPKPPHSCQVALKVGEAQLLQKQPQLSLQVDSNSEKSPISPASQSTSHCPIRLNGSHYSALSSEAASLHTTNTAHKPDPPNDKSSSSSKAAHLLVQTGDLISEYYSHSRLHQISTWRTGFSEYVNELHIKRQAAGDAYFPGKDRLRKYAAVCATDSQGTSSSVKSCILHVDMDCFFVSVGIRHRPDLKGKPVAVTSNRGQGKVPLRPGANPQLEQQYYMRKHVTPQHDRNDDELHITPSQESPESHAKAVDQDAAALSMAEIASCSYEARRAGVRNGMFFGKAKQLCPSLQSVPYDFEAYKEVALTMYEILAGYTHDIEALSCDEVLIDGSTLLAELGISPDDLAKTIRAEIKEKTGCCASVGMGSNILLARLATRRAKPDGQYFLKSEEVDDFIRDLPVTNLPGVGPVMGRKLGSMGVSSCGDLRQVSLSQLQKKFGPRTGQTLFRFCRGLDDRPVRYEKERKSVSAEMNYNIRFTRIDEAESFLTNLSMEVQRRLQEAGLRGRRVTLKVMVRKVGAPLEPAKYGGHGICDSLARTVMLAHSTDSGQLIATAVIKLFHAMKLQVQDLRGVGIQIQLLEGHHTIPKDSTVHRSRSIKEMLLNKGPSTSSLSRDGADNTMHQTKTSSTTASSPGSFLHPVSPEPVPGTSKDQLACRQTPKHSRTRLNLSIEVPSPSQVDRSVLEALPAELREQVEQSWTHRVGRPNNHRSPSPQPLDPLPQASSQRSCPTSPFGPPASGPPLHRPVALVLQIQNQPDSPGIVLELPNFSQVDPDVFAALPKELQEELKSAYNHATTVQPQTKALEQKNPLLQLKQPGAGLGRVKRRYKKKNTVSPVKKGLSPLKRSHATNSPANTLIPLVKPVEPKNTVKSENAPTTSSSKPDIAELVSILHPRPAPALAGASDLTDIKTLLREWVTTIAEPMEEDILQVVKYCTELIEDKDLEKLDLIIKYMKRLMQQSVESVWSMAFDFIVDNVQVVVQQAYGSTLKIA
- the rev1 gene encoding DNA repair protein REV1 isoform X1, encoding MSRNGWTKKKANANDDNGWAERGGYMAAKVSKLDEQFKRDAPKEKQKEGTCSSIFSGVAIYVNGYTDPSADELRRLMMLHGGQFHMYYSRSKTTHIIANNLPNCKIQELKGEKVIRPDWITDSVKAGRLLPYIQYQLYAKQKGPLFPGIILRQTSDIAGTSHGTLQTNAHHKPHLPQHNVEQAFPKQKQSSSSYENTLKPNPSNSQPQSTQHSCAPHFSNQPGHSASSHLSIAPRHISPSQTRAVCNPSPTKSPQSTVQTPHRRLQHQKTGQQQPQTYSLCSTHHSGCREAELKVNGLLQTSLDVSHSKMNEMNECGREDAFPQVVTDPPLTNGHPHLINGALNTEDLSFASDDLFVDKDLSECTVKSLTDKPDPYEFPNSPPKQCCQADNEQRPKPPHSCQVALKVGEAQLLQKQPQLSLQVDSNSEKSPISPASQSTSHCPIRLNGSHYSALSSEAASLHTTNTAHKPDPPNDKSSSSSKAAHLLVQTGDLISEYYSHSRLHQISTWRTGFSEYVNELHIKRQAAGDAYFPGKDRLRKYAAVCATDSQGTSSSVKSCILHVDMDCFFVSVGIRHRPDLKGKPVAVTSNRGQGKVPLRPGANPQLEQQYYMRKHVTPQHAASLSGISDRNDDELHITPSQESPESHAKAVDQDAAALSMAEIASCSYEARRAGVRNGMFFGKAKQLCPSLQSVPYDFEAYKEVALTMYEILAGYTHDIEALSCDEVLIDGSTLLAELGISPDDLAKTIRAEIKEKTGCCASVGMGSNILLARLATRRAKPDGQYFLKSEEVDDFIRDLPVTNLPGVGPVMGRKLGSMGVSSCGDLRQVSLSQLQKKFGPRTGQTLFRFCRGLDDRPVRYEKERKSVSAEMNYNIRFTRIDEAESFLTNLSMEVQRRLQEAGLRGRRVTLKVMVRKVGAPLEPAKYGGHGICDSLARTVMLAHSTDSGQLIATAVIKLFHAMKLQVQDLRGVGIQIQLLEGHHTIPKDSTVHRSRSIKEMLLNKGPSTSSLSRDGADNTMHQTKTSSTTASSPGSFLHPVSPEPVPGTSKDQLACRQTPKHSRTRLNLSIEVPSPSQVDRSVLEALPAELREQVEQSWTHRVGRPNNHRSPSPQPLDPLPQASSQRSCPTSPFGPPASGPPLHRPVALVLQIQNQPDSPGIVLELPNFSQVDPDVFAALPKELQEELKSAYNHATTVQPQTKALEQKNPLLQLKQPGAGLGRVKRRYKKKNTVSPVKKGLSPLKRSHATNSPANTLIPLVKPVEPKNTVKSENAPTTSSSKPDIAELVSILHPRPAPALAGASDLTDIKTLLREWVTTIAEPMEEDILQVVKYCTELIEDKDLEKLDLIIKYMKRLMQQSVESVWSMAFDFIVDNVQVVVQQAYGSTLKIA